In a genomic window of Labeo rohita strain BAU-BD-2019 chromosome 20, IGBB_LRoh.1.0, whole genome shotgun sequence:
- the naprt gene encoding nicotinate phosphoribosyltransferase — MATCEENEALSSVLNQVPPLLTDLYQFTMAYAYWRAGRHNEPAVFELFFRDNPFGGGFSLFAGLSDCLLFLQNFTFSDDDVEYLRSVLPAGTDDAFFSYLRELDCSSVSVSAVPEGSVVFARVPLLEVSGPLAVVQLLETSLLCLVNYASLVCSNAARFRLAAGPTRRLMEMGLRRAQGPNGGLTASRYTYIGGFDLTSNALAGRLFGIPVAGTMAHSYVTSFSSLEEVWPQTLAPCGGGGDPIDFICLVKGWLGRVCQLLGSKTNLVREGELAAFLSYAIAYPQNFLPVIDSYSVSCSGLPCFCAVALALCELQYRPLGVRLDSGDLCRQSLEVRRIFKECSKQFSVPQFESLIIVGTNSISEQSLAELNKKDNEIDVVGVGTHLVTCTRQPSLGCVYKLIEVRGRPRMKISEDPEKSTLPGRKSVYRLLDTDGHPQMDLICLSEEPAPKAGVPLNYFPLGLNKAVQTVTPVQVTSLRLDVFTCGQITFPLNSASESRERAQISLQTLHPHHKRLQEPHDYTVALSERLHTLVSDITKGNSKGSNFLLSN, encoded by the exons ATGGCGACATGTGAGGAAAATGAAGCGCTGAGCTCCGTGCTCAACCAGGTTCCGCCGTTGCTCACGGATCTGTACCAGTTCACCATGGCGTACGCGTACTGGCGAGCGGGCAGACACAACGAGCCGGCCGTGTTCGAACTGTTTTTCCGCGATAACCCGTTTGGTGGAGGGTTTTCGCTCTTTGCGGGTCTCAGCGACTGTTTGCTGTTCCTACAGAACTTCACTTTCTCAGATGATG ATGTGGAGTATCTGCGCTCCGTTCTCCCAGCGGGCACAGACGATGCTTTTTTCTCGTATCTGAGGGAGCTGGACTGTTCGTCTGTGTCTGTGTCAGCAGTACCTGAGGGATCGGTGGTGTTCGCTAGA GTTCCTCTTCTGGAAGTATCCGGACCGCTGGCTGTGGTTCAGCTGCTGGAGACCAGTCTGCTCTGCCTGGTTAACTACGCCAG TCTGGTGTGTAGCAACGCTGCTCGTTTCCGTTTGGCTGCAGGTCCCACGCGGAGATTAATGGAGATGGGGCTCAGAAGAGCTCAGGGTCCCAACGGAGGCCTGACCGCCTCACGATACACGTACATTGGTG gTTTTGATTTGACAAGTAACGCTCTCGCCGGCCGTCTGTTTGGCATTCCTGTGGCGGGAACCATGGCACACTCTTACGTCACTTCCTTTTCTTCTCTGGAGGAGGTTTGGCCACAG ACTCTGGCGCCCTGCGGCGGTGGTGGTGACCCTATTGACTTCATCTGTTTAGTGAAAGGCTGGCTGGGTCGTGTCTGTCAGCTATTGGGGTCAAAGACGAACCTCGTTCGGGAGGGCGAACTGGCGGCCTTCCTGTCCTACGCCATCGCATACCCGCAAAACTTCCTGCCTGTGATTGACAGCTATAGCGTCAGCTG TAGCGGTTTACCGTGTTTCTGTGCCGTGGCTTTGGCTCTTTGTGAGCTGCAGTACCGGCCGCTGGGCGTCAGGCTGGACAGCGGGGACCTCTGCAGGCAGTCGCTGGAAGTGCGGCGCATCTTTAAAGAATGTAGCAAACA GTTCTCCGTTCCTCAGTTTGAGTCTCTTATCATCGTCGGCACAAACAGTATTTCTGAACAGAGTCTCGCTGAACTCAACAAGAAA gatAATGAGATTGATGTTGTCGGAGTGGGCACTCATCTGGTCACGTGCACGCGTCAGCCCTCTCTGGGGTGTGTATATAAG CTGATAGAGGTCAGAGGTCGTCCCAGAATGAAGATAAGTGAAGATCCAGAGAAAAGCACACTGCCGGGACGCAAGTCTGTCTATAGACTTCTGGACACAGACG GTCATCCGCAGATGGATCTGATCTGTCTGTCAGAAGAACCGGCTCCTAAAGCGGGCGTCCCACTAAACTACTTCCCTCTAGGACTGAACAAGGCAGTTCAGACGGTCACACCGGTTCAAGTAACCAGTCTGCGTTTGGATGTCTTCACCTGTGGACAG ATCACATTCCCTCTAAACAGTGCATCAGAGAGTCGTGAGCGTGCACAGATTTCCCTGCAAACGCTGCATCCTCATCACAAGAGACTACAAGAGCCGCACGATTACACT gTGGCTTTATCAGAGCGGCTGCACACCCTGGTGTCTGATATCACAAAAGGAAACAGTAAAGGCAGCAACTTCCTGCTGTCGAACTGA